ATGAGGTTGActatgataccaaattgaaggcGCGCGcgcccacacacacacacacacaggtGAGAAATGCGGACAAATCAcaacgcgccacgtgtccggaatatagttgcacctaacgttataactaggtgcacgtcgtgttataactaggtgcacgcaagtgcataaatgttaacaaggtaaattacttgcacctgcaagtgaaaataggtgcacacgtgcaagtaaaatgtattacaagtgcaagtaaattgtacaatgagcatcaatactaagtgcacctaatgttataactaggtgcacctaatgctataactatgtgtacataggttgcaaccaggtgcatgaatgttaacaaagtaaattacttacacaagtgcaagtaaaatgtattgcagatgcaagtaaaatgtattacaggtgcaagtgaattgtacagtgggcatcaatactaagtgcacctaatgttataactaggtgcacttaatgttataacaaGGTGcccctatgttataactaggtgcacataggttacaaccaggtgcatgaatattaacaaggtaaattacttgcatttgtaagtgaaagtatttgcgaaaataggtgcatgaatattaataaggtaaattacttgcacttgtaagtaaaaataggtgcaccaaagttccagttatttacgaaaatgccaccgcgtcatttttttaaaattgcatctgattcgttgatctggacacgtggacggctgtaaagcgttctcatttcttacctgggcggcagttcgcatgggagtgcagGAGGGATGTCAATTGCCCATCCCATTATGTTTTTGGGCTAGTCCTGCAGGGTTGTTGGATTTATTGGTTTGGgctaaatgattttattttgttttacttttgagTTGGGTTGGCCCTAACCCTAAACTATACACTATTGGGCTTAACCAGTGGGCTAAATCAAtgaactaaaattaaaaagtataagTTAATATCCGCttattcacaaatttaattcaaaataaattatttattttatctaaaataagttaaatttaataattaatttgaattcaaataattatttttatatcattatttttaaatttaacaataatCTGGTACACAGGCAGTTTAGTCCACAAaaaatttcaaccaaacaaattcataaataaataaatctattgCTGCAGaatcaaataaaccaaatatttatattcctaaaataaaaaaaaattcttaaaattcctaaaataaaaataaaagaaattacttgcacttgttgCAATTGGCGATCGGATTGTTGGCGATGGTTCTGTTCTCGCGGTTATGGGTGAGTATAATTACCGAAAAACCGATAAAGTCGATAGCCGATAACCGAACCGATCGATAATTTCAATTATCGATCGGTTATCGGTTATAAgactataaaaacaaaatcgtTTATTCGGTTTAtccaattatttatatattatatataaatatatagatactgtatatattagttaatatatatatatatatatatatatatatatatatatatatatatatatatattagttactgtatatatattagttttatagtatatattagctactgtatatatatagaaattgtgGCGGTCGACGATTGAGGAGGAGTAGGCCACAGTTTAGAAATTGTGGATTCCAAATTGAAATTTTGGAAATTAGAGATTTGAAACTGAGGATTTTGGactttggaaatttttttttttgaacaaattagaaaattgttaatatttgaCTTTGGAcccattaaaattaaaattttgatattaaacGGTCTGGCCCAAGAATCCGGTGGGTTAGCCCAACTCAACCCAATAACCCTATAGGGCCAGCCCAATTATCTTGCTTTTTTATTCGGTTGATATTTTTAGGTTTTAGCCCTATAATTTTTAAGGTTTATTGGCCAACCCATTGGTTTAGAGCTAAATTGACATCCCTGgtgcatccctatatatatatatatatatatatatatatatatatatatatattatgttcaaCATTCCACATACTAAATTTCATGGAAAAGCAATAAAACAAATAAGCCCTTGCTGCCAAATCCAAAATCCCAGTTCAACATCAAGAAAATTCTCACATCGGTAATACTAGTAGCCTatttggttcgctgaaaaatatttgaaaaggaatggaattgaaattctatgAAAACTAAATTCCAAGAATATGGATTCCATTGTTTGAttggtgaaaaagaaattactaagaatataaattcaattgtttggttgaatttggaatggtaaggaattgtgaatataaagatcaatatgcccttaacaacaacaagaacaacaacaacaacaataataataataaggagaAAATAAACTAATTACAACAAATCAAGATTAACTTCAATTTTTCCTCTCTAGCGCGGTCTAGGGTTTCGCTTTTTCCTCCTAGGGTTTCCAAGGTCTTTTGCTTCCTGTAAGTTTTCTCAGGTATATCTCCTGTATTTTTCTCCCGTGTGAACGGGCTTTTACGATTCCAGGCGTGATTCCGATGAGCTGCATGGCTACTGCGTCGTCGTCTGAAGGTGTGGCGGCCGTTACCGCCCGGTGGGCGGACATGGCTCTGGACGAGGAGGAAGAGGCTTTTCAGCCAGTGATAGCGGCGGAGCCTGATGGAGGAGGAGACGGGTTGCGACCTGGCCTATGGTAGGTCGTTTTCTCACAGATAAGTTGGTTAAGTTGGAATATATGCGACAGGTTCTTGCGTCGGTGTGGAAACCGGTGAAGGGTGTACAGGTAACGGAATTGCAACCAAACTTATTCATGTTTGTGTTCTTTCATGCTTCGGATTTGCAATACGTTATGGATGAGGGCCCTTGGTCTTTCGGTGGACATATGGATTCAGCTTCATGGTTTGCCGATCGGTTATACGTCGGTCGCAATCCAGGAGCAGATTGGGAATTTTATCGAAACCTTTTTGAAGGCTGACGAGCGGTTTGTGGGAGCCCCATGGCTGGACTTCTACCGCATTCGAGTCGCACTGCCGATGGACAAACCTTTGAAAAGGAGAATGAAGTTACTGAAGCGAGACAAGTCTTGGAGTTGGATTCTTTTCCGGTATGAACATCTCCATAACTTCTATTTTTGCTGTGGGATGCTTGGGCATGTGTATAAATTTTGTTTGCGGGCGAGAGAAGCTAGAATCCCCGTAGAACAGTTTCCGTTTGGCCTGGAATTACGTGCAGGCGTGAAACGGGGTCCGTGGGGCGTGGGGGATAGTTGGCTTGTTCCAGTCGGCGGGCCGCCGCGTGCTGTTGACGGTGAGCGTGTTGGTTCGACGGGCAGTGTTGTGGCGGCTACTACACTTGTCACGCCTGAGAGGCAGGAGGCAGAGATGGGGGTGGTGGCAGTCTCTAAGAGGAGACGGGAGGGCTCAGGTGGTGGAGTCAGGCGCCAAACGAATGGAGGTGGTGATGTTCATATGACCGAAGTGTCAAAAAACTTGCATGTGGCGGGTTCTGGTTCCCAGACCCGCCCATCATCATGAGTACACTGAgctggaactgtcgtggcttgggcaatccacgcacagttcgagagatagtggACCTTGTGTCCCGTAAGAAGCCTGAGTTTGTCTTCCTCATGGAGACTAAGGTGGGCCAGTTGCATGCTGAAAGGCTCCGTGTGAAGTTAGGGTTTGAAGGGTTGTTCTACGTTGATAGTGTGGGCCGTAGTGGAGGCTTAGCTTTGTTCTGGAGGAGAAATAACACTGCTAGATTGCTGAGCTTTTCGAAAAATCATATTGATATTGAGGTCAGTATATCAGGGCTAGGCGAGTGGAGAATGACTGGCTTTTATGGTTTTCCGGAACGTGGTCGGAGAAGTGCTTCATGGGATCTGCTATGAACCTTAGCTGGCAGATCATCGTTACCTTGGGTGGTGTTGGGTGATTTTAATGACCTTCTCTTTCAGCATGAGAAACGTGGGGGTAATCCGCATCCTGACAACCTTCTTCGTGGATTCGGGGAAGTCGTGGATGAATGCGGTTTAGTCCAGTTACCCATGCAGGGTTATCAGTTCACATGGGAGAGGGGCAGGGGTTCTGAGGAGTGGATGGAGGAGCGTTTGGATAAAGTTCTCGCATGTGCTGATTGGAGTAACTCTTCGCCGGATGCCAGTGTCACTAATATTCTGACCCGCACATCTGATCATTCGGCTCTCTTTCTAGGAGTAAGGGATTGTGGGCGGTTTGGAATGCTGGCAAGCGGTTTAAATTTGAAATGGCATGGATTCATGATGAGGGTTGTAGAGAACAAGTGGAGGCTGCGTGGCAGGAAGGCAGATCAGCCGGTTTGTTAGGCTGCCTCCAGCATTGTGGTGATAGGCTTCTCAGTTGGGGTGGTGAACATTTTCATAAGTTTGGTAGCAAGATCAGAAGCCTTCGATATGAGCAGACAAAGTTGAGAGGCCAACTGGATCCTGCTTCTCTAGTGAAATATCAGCAGCTTGAAACTACGTTGTGTCAGTTAGAGGTTCAGGAGGATGCATTCTAGAGGCAAAGGGCTAAACAGCACTGGCTCAAGGGTGCGGATGCAAATACTAAATTCTTCCACAGGTATGCCTCTGCacgtaaaaagaaaaatactctTACTAGGTTAAAAAATAATTCTGGTATGTGGGTGGAGAATGATGAGTTGAATGCTACTGTAATTGATTATTTCCATGACATTTTTACATCTAATGTTTCGGCTACCAACTTGGATCCTTTCTTTACATCTGTAATTCCCCGTGTTACCCAAGAACATAATACTGCCCTGCTTAGACCTTTTGAATTAGAGGAAGTGAAGTTTGCCCTGTTCTCAATGTTTCCTGACAAGGCCCCAGGTCCGGATGGTATGAATCTAGGTTTCTATCAACACTATTGGGATGTGGTTGGGGGTGATGTTACTGCTTTTGTTTTGAATTGTTTGAACAGTACCTCCTTTCCAGCTGGCCTGAATGAGACAAATGTAGTTCTTATCTCAAAGAAGAAGTGCCCGGAACTGGTGTCTGATCTCCGCTCCATTGCTTTATGTAATGTGGTTTATAAGATCATGGCAAAAATGGTGGCAAACCGTATGAAACCGTTGTTGGATGATATCATATCTGACTCTCAGAGTGCGTTCATCCCCAATAGACTCATTACGGATAATATTATGATTGCTGCGGAGGTAGGTCATTTTTTGAACAGGAAGCATTGTGGTATTGTAGGGTGGGGTGCACTCAAACTGGATATGGGAAAGGCATATGACAGAATGGAGTGGTCTTTTCTCCGTCAAATGCTTTTGGCACTGGGCTTTGTTGTTGAATGGGTAAATCTGATAATGCTATGTGTTTCCACAGTGTCCTATAATTTTTTGGTGAATGGTAATAATGTTGGACAGGTTGTTCCCACAAGAGGTATTAGGCAAGGGGACCCTCTTTCCCCTTACTTATTCATTATTTGTGCTGAGGGCCTTTCTTTGCTACTGCAACAAGCAGAGGCTTAAGGCTCTTTTCATGGATGCAGGGTAGCCAGGGGTGCTCCTCCTATTTCACACTTGTTTTTTGCGGATGACAGTTTGTTGTTTTTTAGAGCTAATGCTGAAGAGGCAGGGGTTATCAAACAGTGTCTAACTCACTATGAGGCTATGTCAGGTCAGGCTATTAATTTCCATAAGTCAAGTGTATGTTTCAGCAGGAACACCTCAAAAGCAGACAGGGATGGTGTGGCATCAGTACTAGGTGTTGCTCAGGCACCCAATTTTGGGAAATACTTGGGACTCCCTTCTTTCATTGGGAGGGAGAAAAGAGCAGTATTTTCATACATTGAGGACAAGATTAAACAACGGATTGGATCCTGGAATAAGCGGCTGATTTCACAGGCAGGGAAAAAGGTATTACTTAAGAGTGTTGCCCAATCCATGCCCACATTTTCAATGAGTGTATTTCTGTTACCAGATTCAGTTTGCTCGTCTATTGAACGAATAATGAACAGGTACTGGTGGGGTACTGGGAATGAAAGAGGTATACATTAGAAGGCTTGGGACAGGATGTGCAACTCAAAGAAATTTGGTGGTTTGGGATTTAAGGATCTCAGGGCTTTTAATCTGGCGATGTTAGGGAAGCAGGCTTGGCGTTTCTTAACAAGGCCACGATCCCTTGTCACAAGAATCTATAAAGCTAGGTATTTTCCTAAAACATCTTTTGTGGAGGCTACTTTGGGTGGTAATCCAAGTTTCTGCTGGAGGAGTATCATGGCTACCCATGAGTTAATCTGCAGTGGTATACGGAGAAGGATTGGTGATGGGAGATCCACTTTAATCTGGGGCACCCATGGCTGCCTGATGACCCATCCCCTATGGTCCAGTCTTCCATGCCCAGTGTACTTAATGGCTCTCTTGTTTCCGGATTAATCGATCCCGTTTTTGGATAATGGGATATCTCTATTTTGGAAGACTTGTTCACCCCAGCTGACATTGACCGCATTATGTCTGTTCCAATTAGTCCACATCATGAGGACTCCTGGTTTTGGTTGGGTGACCCGAAAGGGTGTTATACAGTGAAAGAAGGTTATAGACGTATTATGGGAGACATTGCAATTCAACCTGGGGTATACGATAAATGGTTACATCTTTGGAAGATCAAGTGCCCTGCTAAGTGGAAGATTCTTATATGGAGAGTTCTATCTAATATTCTCCCCACTACTACCAATCTCATTTTGAAGAGGGTGGAGATTGATCCAACATGTCCAATGTGTGACACTTTTCATGAGAACATCATGCATTCTTTAATTTTGTGTGAATTTTCAAGACTTGTTTGGCATGAAAGTGCTTTGCATATACCTAGTGTGATTGGTGATGAGTTTCTTGATTGGTTTGAAAATGCCATTACCGTGCTCACCAATGAAGACATGTTTGTTACTCTAGCAGTGCTATATCACATTTGGAGGGCCCGGAACCATGCTGTTTGGGATGGTTACCTGCCGTCGCCGGCTCGGGTGTGGCGAGAAGCCAATGCTGCTGTTGCTGCTTGGAGACACGTCCACGGCTCACAAGCTCCACACCAGTCATAGACGACCACACTGCCGATACCTGGGGACGGGCTGCCGCGCTGCTTCTTCGACGCCGGCTTTCGGAGTCAGTCCAGAACTGCCACAGTTGGAGCGGTGCTGTTGGCCCCCACTGGCGAGTTCGTAGCTTCTTTCAACGCACAGCTTCCTTCTTGCTTTTCGCCCCTCATGGCGGAATCGTTGGCGTGTAAGGAGGTTTTGTCTTGGCTCAAAGATCGTGGAATGCCGGCGATGTGCATTCTTACGGATTGTTCCACGCTCAGGGACTTGCTTGTTTTGAATACCACGGGGCTATTTtcatatgttgatttttcaattcAAGCTTCTAAAACTCTTATGTTATCGTTTGAATCTTGTTCGGTTTCTTTAATTCCTAGATCTCATAATAGGGGTGCTCATGCACTAGCCGCTGCGGCTTTCTCGCAGGAGGCTCCAATGTACTGGGACTCTGTCCCTCCGAACTCTATTGTTCATTTGATAATCTACCGATcgattttggttttcaaaaaaaaaaaataataaggaaaaagggtcaaatagaccatcgaactatTAGtgtttgtgcaattggaccattgaacaaaaaaagtgtgcaattaaaCCATTTAACTCTATAAATTTGTGGAGATAACATTTTTAGCAGGTTGCTTTCAGGTTAAATAGGTAAGATGAATGACATGGCATTTATGTgccaatttttaatatttaaattaatttactatGAGTTTAATATTCAACTCTACCCAAAACACATCTcccatcttcttcatcttcaacccCTATACAGTACAACCGAGGCAACTTGCAACCGCGCACTCACATGGACAAATGGAACCCACCCCCCTCTCTCCCACTTCGTTGCATTCGGCAAAATCAACAGAACTAAACAGAGACAATAATGAGGTGATTGGAGTATtatttaaaggaaaataatttgtaagttaTATTTTAAAACCATAAAATATAAAACCCAACATGTGCATCTATCAGATATCAAATGCATTTCTTATTAATTCTTTAGAGAAAGAGAGCAGTGACAACAGGCAATGACACAATGATAGAGAAAGCGGTAAACAATTTGCCGAGTATGGTTATGTATGTAGAGTTGTGTCGTGGGCCTCCTGGCTTATATTTGGAGTTAGAGAATGTGACCATACTATTGTGAATGAAAGCCAGGATCAAAACGTTTAATGCAGTGTATTTTTTCAAAACACTGTTGTGAGGGAGTGTAAGCGTGTGAattttattaaaacaatacaaataaaatgaatatataaaaaatatagcattaaaaagttctaattaaaaaattttaaataacacctatattgatatttttattttaatgtattaaattagcataaaattatattaaatcaacctAATTACCAACGACAATTGAActaattctttttcaaacttttcatgtacataaaagtaaattttggtgcaaaataaaacaaaaataaatctcattgttatttgtaattctatttttcataattatattgctatatatatagatctctaTTCTTTTTAGAGTCATTAAAGATGATTATAGTTATTCTTTTCGTTCTCTTTttagcaataaataaatataaataaataaataaataaatgtatgtatgtatNagcaataaataaatataaataaataaataaataaatgtatgtatgtatgtatgtatgtatgtatgtatgtgtgtgtgtgtgtttgtatatatatatatatatatatat
This portion of the Ipomoea triloba cultivar NCNSP0323 chromosome 5, ASM357664v1 genome encodes:
- the LOC116020149 gene encoding uncharacterized protein LOC116020149, yielding MRALGLSVDIWIQLHGLPIGYTSVAIQEQIGNFIETFLKADERFVGAPWLDFYRIRVALPMDKPLKRRMKLLKRDKSWSWILFRYEHLHNFYFCCGMLGHVYKFCLRAREARIPVEQFPFGLELRAGVKRGPWGVGDSWLVPVGGPPRAVDGERVGSTGSVVAATTLVTPERQEAEMGVVAVSKRRREGSGGGVRRQTNGGGDVHMTEVSKNLHVAGSGSQTRPSS